The following coding sequences lie in one Rhodopirellula bahusiensis genomic window:
- a CDS encoding 3-hydroxyacyl-ACP dehydratase FabZ family protein — MKYRQIDRITELTPGQRLVGERTLAANEEYLADHFPRFPVMPGVMMLEALHQAAVWLIRMSPEFDSALVLLREAKSVKFGDFLSPGETLTVEAEIFKRDGAVTTVKAKARKGDRTTVSARLVLESCSSGDPEHLGTDADVQRLSREQFFSLFSDSPAAMALRRPGENISPTMTPHSV; from the coding sequence ATGAAATACCGCCAAATCGACCGAATTACCGAACTGACGCCCGGCCAACGCTTGGTCGGCGAACGAACTTTGGCGGCAAACGAAGAATACCTGGCCGATCATTTCCCGCGGTTCCCCGTCATGCCCGGCGTGATGATGCTGGAAGCTTTGCATCAAGCCGCTGTGTGGTTGATCCGAATGTCACCCGAGTTTGATTCCGCCTTGGTGCTTCTTCGCGAAGCCAAGAGCGTCAAGTTTGGTGACTTCTTGTCGCCTGGTGAGACGCTGACGGTGGAAGCGGAGATATTCAAACGCGACGGTGCAGTGACAACTGTCAAAGCCAAGGCTCGCAAAGGCGACCGGACGACTGTTTCGGCCCGTTTGGTCCTCGAGAGCTGCTCTAGTGGCGACCCAGAACATCTTGGTACCGACGCTGACGTTCAACGACTCTCTCGCGAGCAATTTTTTTCCCTGTTCAGCGACTCCCCCGCCGCGATGGCCCTGCGTCGTCCCGGCGAGAACATATCGCCGACCATGACCCCTCACTCTGTTTGA
- a CDS encoding 3-hydroxyacyl-ACP dehydratase FabZ family protein: MRWFWVDRFTEFVSGSHASGVKNVALDEEVVDDYCLGYTMLPPTLIIEGLAQLGGILVHEKFGFTKRVVLAKVGSAKYYAPARPGDSLQYHVKLERTQDSGATVTGTSHCDGELQAEVDLMFAFLEEGHLIDGPLFNPGDLLAMMRMMNFFHVAVTADGEPIPFHENL; encoded by the coding sequence ATGCGATGGTTTTGGGTGGATCGCTTCACCGAATTTGTGAGCGGTTCTCATGCGTCCGGCGTCAAGAATGTCGCCTTGGACGAAGAGGTCGTTGACGATTACTGCCTCGGCTACACGATGCTTCCGCCAACTCTCATCATCGAGGGTCTCGCTCAATTGGGCGGGATCCTGGTACACGAGAAGTTCGGCTTCACCAAACGGGTCGTTTTGGCGAAGGTCGGCAGCGCGAAGTACTATGCACCGGCGCGACCTGGCGACTCATTGCAGTACCATGTCAAACTGGAACGCACCCAGGACAGCGGCGCGACCGTCACCGGCACCAGCCACTGCGATGGGGAACTGCAAGCCGAAGTTGACCTGATGTTTGCCTTCCTAGAAGAAGGTCATTTGATCGACGGACCGCTCTTCAACCCCGGCGATTTGCTGGCCATGATGCGGATGATGAACTTCTTCCACGTCGCCGTCACGGCCGACGGGGAACCGATTCCTTTTCACGAAAATCTGTAA
- a CDS encoding helix-turn-helix domain-containing protein → MKVFTTGQVAKICKVAPRTVSKWFDSGRLKGYRIPGSQDRRIPREYLIKFLKEHGMPLGDLEDEAMAKCLIVAQDQVLIENLKRELPPEKSFKVAVAASGFEAGIQAESFNPDCIIVDFSIGKIEAVQICQNLRKNIDFTDIVLIALLPDDGQPMSFDRSSINETFKKPFDAHLLAERLRTLVGAKKELV, encoded by the coding sequence ATGAAGGTCTTCACAACTGGACAGGTCGCCAAGATCTGTAAAGTTGCCCCACGAACTGTTAGTAAATGGTTCGATTCGGGGCGTTTGAAAGGCTACCGCATTCCTGGATCGCAAGATCGACGGATCCCGCGGGAGTATTTGATCAAATTCTTGAAAGAGCATGGTATGCCCTTGGGCGACCTGGAAGACGAAGCGATGGCAAAGTGCCTGATCGTCGCCCAGGACCAAGTTCTCATCGAGAACCTGAAGCGTGAATTGCCACCCGAGAAATCGTTCAAAGTCGCTGTTGCAGCCAGCGGATTTGAAGCCGGCATTCAAGCCGAAAGCTTCAATCCAGACTGCATCATCGTGGACTTTTCGATCGGTAAAATCGAAGCGGTTCAAATTTGCCAAAACCTGCGAAAGAACATCGATTTCACCGATATCGTGTTGATTGCGTTGCTGCCAGATGATGGCCAACCAATGAGCTTCGATCGCAGCAGCATCAACGAAACGTTCAAAAAACCGTTCGACGCCCACTTGTTGGCAGAACGTTTGCGAACCCTCGTCGGAGCAAAGAAGGAGTTGGTCTAA
- the moaC gene encoding cyclic pyranopterin monophosphate synthase MoaC, producing the protein MKPEPRSTHFNAAGEVHMVDVTGKDITVREAVASSMIRMSAEAAESIKRGDSKKGDVLAVARLAGISGAKWTSHLIPLCHAIPIEAVSIDFDWMETAESAEFQGSSAWTLRCIATARTTGKTGIEMEAMTAASTAALTVYDMLKSIDREMVIHQVRLESKSGGKSGVFLRESSE; encoded by the coding sequence ATGAAACCCGAACCACGCTCGACCCATTTCAATGCTGCGGGTGAAGTCCACATGGTCGACGTGACCGGCAAGGACATCACCGTTCGCGAGGCGGTTGCATCGTCGATGATTCGCATGTCGGCCGAAGCCGCGGAATCGATCAAGCGGGGAGATTCCAAGAAAGGCGATGTCTTGGCCGTGGCTCGGTTGGCAGGAATTTCTGGCGCGAAGTGGACCTCGCATTTGATTCCGCTGTGTCACGCGATTCCGATCGAAGCGGTGTCCATCGACTTCGATTGGATGGAGACAGCCGAGTCTGCGGAATTTCAAGGATCTTCCGCTTGGACGCTGCGATGCATCGCCACGGCTCGAACCACCGGAAAGACCGGAATCGAAATGGAAGCGATGACGGCGGCCAGTACCGCTGCTCTGACCGTGTACGACATGCTGAAGTCAATTGACCGCGAGATGGTGATCCACCAGGTGCGACTGGAATCGAAGTCGGGTGGGAAGAGCGGCGTCTTCCTCCGCGAGTCCTCTGAGTGA
- a CDS encoding SpoIIE family protein phosphatase, whose protein sequence is MAHLTSSIDGNPSGTFQLDRDEMQVGRHPDCDIVVDAGAVSRYHAKITKKGNEFEVDDAGSRNGTFVNGQLLSRPHVLSEGDRIRISEVVLVFHGDEAPGFATGSGSGEMTFDGSNFGILMVDETHAKQITGPKVEFRSGDDGLKMSATAEAKLAALIAINSNLTGAISVDDVLPKVLSSLFQIFPSADRGFVVMETADGSLVPRWVQLRNKTDDTETIRISRTIIRQTMETGHTILSLDAMDDSRFDSSESIADFSIRSMMCAPLHDEDGKAIGALQIDSTQGRGQFRDEDIDLLTGIAAQSSVVLNNARMHEQALRQMEVEQDLKLATEVQQAFLPAHAPTVPTYHLESFYQAANHIGGDYFDYVDLPDGRLAVVVADVVGHGVAAAMYMAKLSAETRFCLASEPDLARAVERLNDRMSALEVQRFVTYLLVVIDPKSNELKIVNAGHMPPIVRDASTGEISEPGDEDSGLPIAIDEGMEYAVTTVPMHAGDLAVMYTDGFSEALNLQEDEWGTDPLRKIVREATESEDEDEPLAKTVKGEIVRQAFEHMGTAVQFDDMCLVIIQRTEDAVGGAPRTQPAAAQSDDDGPQVSKQSETINELDINDTLPADLSENN, encoded by the coding sequence ATGGCCCATCTCACCTCTTCCATCGACGGCAATCCTTCGGGCACCTTCCAGTTGGACCGAGATGAAATGCAGGTGGGCAGACATCCCGATTGCGACATCGTGGTCGATGCGGGGGCGGTCAGTCGCTATCACGCGAAAATCACCAAGAAAGGCAATGAGTTCGAGGTCGACGACGCTGGCAGCCGAAACGGAACCTTCGTCAACGGCCAACTGCTTTCGCGACCGCACGTGTTGTCCGAAGGCGACCGAATCCGAATCAGCGAAGTCGTGCTGGTTTTCCACGGCGACGAAGCACCTGGTTTTGCCACCGGAAGCGGTAGCGGCGAGATGACCTTCGACGGATCCAACTTTGGGATCCTGATGGTCGATGAGACTCACGCGAAACAGATCACCGGCCCCAAAGTCGAATTCCGGTCCGGCGACGACGGGTTGAAAATGTCGGCGACGGCGGAAGCCAAACTGGCCGCCTTGATCGCGATCAACAGCAACCTGACCGGTGCCATTTCGGTCGACGATGTTTTGCCGAAGGTCCTGTCCAGCCTGTTTCAGATCTTCCCGTCGGCCGACCGCGGATTTGTGGTCATGGAAACGGCCGATGGATCACTGGTTCCTCGCTGGGTCCAACTTCGAAACAAAACCGACGACACCGAAACGATTCGCATCAGTCGAACGATCATCCGTCAAACGATGGAAACCGGCCACACGATTCTGTCGCTCGATGCCATGGACGACAGCCGATTCGACAGCAGTGAATCGATCGCGGATTTTTCGATTCGCTCGATGATGTGCGCACCGTTGCATGACGAAGACGGCAAAGCCATTGGTGCTCTGCAAATTGATTCAACCCAAGGCCGAGGCCAATTTCGCGACGAAGACATCGACTTGCTGACCGGTATCGCCGCGCAGTCCAGCGTGGTTTTGAACAACGCTCGCATGCACGAGCAAGCACTTCGTCAAATGGAAGTCGAACAAGACCTCAAACTTGCCACCGAAGTCCAGCAAGCTTTCCTGCCCGCTCACGCCCCCACCGTTCCGACTTATCACCTCGAAAGCTTCTACCAGGCCGCCAACCACATCGGCGGAGATTACTTCGATTACGTTGACTTGCCCGATGGTCGTTTGGCAGTCGTGGTGGCCGATGTGGTCGGGCACGGAGTTGCCGCCGCGATGTACATGGCCAAGCTTTCCGCCGAGACACGATTTTGCCTCGCCAGTGAACCCGACCTAGCACGAGCGGTGGAGCGACTGAACGATCGCATGAGTGCCTTGGAAGTCCAGCGCTTCGTGACCTATCTCTTGGTCGTGATCGATCCGAAGTCCAACGAGCTGAAGATCGTCAACGCGGGCCACATGCCTCCGATTGTTCGCGATGCCTCCACTGGAGAAATCAGTGAACCTGGAGACGAAGACTCGGGCCTGCCAATCGCAATCGATGAGGGCATGGAGTACGCGGTGACCACCGTCCCGATGCATGCGGGAGATCTGGCGGTGATGTACACCGATGGGTTCAGCGAAGCATTGAATTTGCAAGAAGACGAATGGGGAACCGATCCTCTTCGAAAAATCGTGCGTGAAGCGACCGAATCGGAAGACGAAGACGAACCTTTGGCAAAGACGGTCAAAGGCGAAATCGTTCGCCAAGCATTTGAACACATGGGCACCGCGGTGCAGTTCGACGACATGTGTCTGGTCATCATCCAGCGCACCGAAGATGCCGTGGGTGGCGCCCCTCGAACGCAACCAGCCGCTGCCCAGTCTGATGACGACGGCCCACAAGTCTCCAAGCAATCCGAAACGATCAACGAGCTGGACATCAACGACACCTTGCCAGCCGACTTGTCCGAAAACAATTGA
- a CDS encoding Gfo/Idh/MocA family protein yields the protein MTKSICRWGILGAANIARKNWKAIRMSGNGVVAAVASRDVGRAEAFIHDCSLECPPVITKSDGSAELTRPEAIGDYQTMLDRDDIDAVYIAVPTTHRKQWVLAAAAAGKHVIAEKPFAVHADDAIEMADACRDAGVNLMDGVMFDHSSRLPELKHTLTDPVAFGDLKRIQTHFSFCGDDSFEEANIRANAELEPHGALGDLGWYCIRFTLWAAGDRLPVAVSGQSTVRLDEGRVPGEFQGEMRFDDGLTAGFFCSFFSVNQQTATLSGNRGYATLNDFVLPFNGSETAWETHQHELFIDNCRWNFGKHTRQHGVTEHASGEADSQEVRMFRHFADEVLHGRIEARSSDIAVKTQQVLDALRRSDADESRWIKL from the coding sequence ATGACGAAGTCAATCTGCCGCTGGGGAATCCTGGGCGCCGCAAACATCGCTCGCAAGAACTGGAAAGCCATCCGAATGAGCGGAAACGGAGTCGTCGCAGCTGTCGCCAGCCGTGACGTCGGACGAGCCGAAGCATTCATCCACGATTGCTCTCTGGAATGCCCGCCAGTGATCACCAAATCCGATGGCTCCGCTGAGTTGACTCGCCCCGAAGCGATCGGCGACTACCAAACGATGTTGGATCGCGATGACATCGACGCCGTTTACATCGCCGTTCCGACGACGCATCGAAAGCAATGGGTGCTCGCCGCTGCCGCGGCGGGGAAACACGTGATCGCCGAAAAACCTTTCGCGGTCCACGCCGACGACGCCATTGAGATGGCAGATGCGTGCCGCGACGCCGGGGTGAATCTCATGGATGGCGTGATGTTTGATCACTCCAGCCGACTGCCCGAGCTCAAACACACGCTGACTGATCCGGTCGCGTTCGGCGATCTGAAACGAATCCAAACCCACTTTTCGTTTTGCGGCGATGACTCATTCGAAGAAGCCAACATCCGCGCCAACGCCGAACTCGAACCACACGGCGCACTTGGTGACCTCGGGTGGTATTGCATTCGATTCACCCTCTGGGCCGCAGGCGACCGATTGCCTGTTGCCGTCAGTGGTCAATCAACCGTGCGTCTCGACGAGGGTCGCGTGCCGGGTGAGTTCCAAGGTGAAATGCGATTCGACGACGGCCTGACCGCAGGATTCTTCTGCTCGTTCTTTTCCGTCAATCAACAAACCGCAACGCTGTCGGGCAACCGCGGCTACGCGACGCTGAACGACTTCGTGTTGCCATTCAACGGATCAGAAACTGCCTGGGAAACGCACCAACACGAACTGTTCATCGACAACTGTCGCTGGAACTTTGGCAAACACACTCGACAACACGGTGTCACCGAACACGCCAGCGGTGAAGCGGATTCGCAAGAAGTCCGAATGTTCCGACACTTCGCCGATGAAGTCCTGCACGGCCGGATCGAAGCTCGTTCATCTGACATCGCCGTCAAAACCCAACAAGTGCTTGACGCTCTTCGACGCAGTGACGCCGACGAAAGCCGCTGGATCAAGCTCTAG
- a CDS encoding acyl carrier protein yields the protein MALSEDEIFTKVQEALVDALGVDDDETTRDATLVGDLGAESIDFLDIVFKLEKAFDIQIPREELSPEDILTNSQYVQDGVVTADGMAELKKRMPWADLSKFQENPRVQDFGNLLTVGDLCNYVNSKVNQ from the coding sequence ATGGCGCTCTCAGAAGACGAAATTTTCACCAAAGTCCAAGAAGCTCTCGTTGACGCATTGGGTGTCGACGACGACGAAACCACTCGCGATGCCACTTTGGTGGGCGATCTCGGCGCCGAATCAATCGACTTCCTGGACATCGTGTTCAAGCTCGAAAAAGCTTTCGACATCCAAATCCCTCGCGAAGAACTGTCGCCAGAAGACATCCTGACGAACAGCCAATACGTTCAAGACGGTGTTGTCACCGCCGACGGAATGGCCGAACTGAAGAAACGGATGCCTTGGGCCGACCTGTCGAAGTTCCAAGAAAACCCACGGGTTCAAGACTTCGGCAACTTGCTGACCGTTGGCGACTTGTGCAATTACGTCAACAGCAAAGTCAACCAGTAA
- a CDS encoding beta-ketoacyl-[acyl-carrier-protein] synthase family protein, with translation MSSRRRVVVTGIGMINPMGWDVATVWSGLQESGSGVAPTTLFNASGFPTRISAEIKNWDITKAVEDGEKHVQRGRHTQFAIAAATQAMKDSGVLSSMKDPTRLGVYLGSGEGNQDFNTFSRMMVAALEDGTYDPTKFIASGLSLLDPAKELEQEPNMPAAHLAARFNAQGPNFNCLTACAASSQAVGEATEIIRRGEADAMLAGGTHSMIHPFGVTGFNLLTALSESNDDPTKASRPFDAGRNGFVLGEGSAMVILEELESAKKRGATIYGEVAGYGTTADAYRITDIPPDGHGGIASMRMAIADAGLNPSDIGYVNAHGTSTKVNDRVETKACREVFGDNAEQTPVSSTKSMMGHLIAAAGVTEMIVCLMAIRDSVLPPTINQETPDPDCDLDYVPNEARPAKITHALNNSFGFGGQNVTLCLSRFDG, from the coding sequence ATGTCGTCGCGTCGCCGAGTCGTCGTCACCGGAATCGGTATGATCAACCCCATGGGTTGGGATGTCGCCACCGTTTGGTCTGGCCTTCAAGAAAGCGGCAGTGGCGTTGCGCCCACGACGCTGTTCAACGCCAGCGGTTTCCCCACGCGAATCAGTGCGGAAATCAAGAATTGGGACATCACCAAAGCGGTTGAAGACGGCGAAAAACACGTTCAACGCGGTCGTCACACCCAGTTCGCCATCGCCGCTGCCACGCAAGCGATGAAGGACAGCGGCGTCCTTTCGTCAATGAAAGATCCGACACGCTTGGGCGTTTATCTTGGCAGTGGTGAAGGCAACCAAGACTTCAACACGTTCAGCAGAATGATGGTGGCCGCGCTCGAAGATGGCACCTATGACCCAACCAAGTTCATCGCTTCCGGTTTGAGCTTGCTCGATCCCGCGAAAGAGCTGGAACAAGAACCGAACATGCCCGCGGCTCACCTTGCCGCACGCTTCAACGCCCAAGGCCCCAACTTCAACTGCTTGACCGCCTGTGCGGCCAGCAGCCAAGCAGTCGGCGAAGCCACCGAGATCATCCGTCGCGGCGAAGCCGATGCGATGTTGGCCGGCGGAACACACAGCATGATTCACCCCTTCGGTGTGACCGGATTCAACTTGCTCACCGCCCTGAGCGAAAGCAACGACGATCCAACCAAAGCCAGCCGTCCATTCGACGCGGGCCGAAACGGTTTCGTGTTGGGCGAAGGCTCCGCGATGGTCATCCTCGAAGAACTCGAATCCGCCAAAAAACGCGGCGCAACGATCTACGGCGAAGTCGCTGGCTATGGCACAACCGCTGATGCTTATCGCATCACTGACATTCCACCAGACGGCCACGGCGGAATCGCGTCGATGCGAATGGCGATCGCCGACGCGGGACTCAACCCGTCCGACATCGGTTACGTCAACGCTCACGGAACCAGCACCAAGGTCAACGACCGCGTCGAGACGAAAGCCTGCCGCGAAGTATTTGGTGACAACGCCGAACAAACTCCTGTGAGCAGCACCAAAAGCATGATGGGTCACTTGATCGCTGCCGCGGGCGTGACCGAGATGATCGTGTGCCTGATGGCGATTCGCGACTCCGTGTTGCCACCGACGATCAACCAGGAAACACCTGATCCAGATTGCGATTTGGATTACGTGCCCAACGAAGCACGCCCTGCCAAGATCACCCACGCACTGAACAACAGCTTCGGCTTCGGTGGCCAAAACGTGACACTGTGCCTCAGCCGCTTCGACGGCTAA
- a CDS encoding carboxypeptidase regulatory-like domain-containing protein, with protein MTSICLAPTQAQDPAAKPPTLASGSTVAGKVLLPDSNPSAEAIVFLLESNGGSFRLPTKPLTTQTKSDGTFQFNDVPTGRYRVWAETDQLTTLQEKLRGVVVQVETEPPSDASDIELKLHPGCGYDVAVHDSETKQPIPNAKISFGWTDIVREYTTGKDGVAKPRNLSVSDWYFIAKADGYATQFLKTSKQELGTVLPIRFDLNPGGKLTGVLRDGDEQPVADAKVSIVAASRGMDPSYGSTVTNEAGEFSFEGLPVGKTFRLSATKDAYLRASHECAVASAEASTQADFQLLKRPYGSDVRVTVLDENDQPMRAAKLTNRGNSTADVRSGETDEQGVCLLQDLFSGYAGCQVSVKADGYIAVQRSIDPGSIDTPSEITVNLQPGKTLRGRVILPSGEPASKLRVYYDGGENPFNGLGGRVETDADGKYEIRGLASQTTLTVSTPKQCAPVRGLLVQVIDEEFELQLQAAGILIARAVDAETKAPIASFNVKLGFSEDRRAGDPRSGGISTRLTQQGENIQGTQKEFRLEGKTPGTPYKLIVSADGYETNTLERVEVQSANTAEVLDVPLKRTRAEDLQTVAGQLVDADGNPIVGASVRLLVGGAIPQPINGRMQGWRYYHWGLLRRDNIENRDQCLQLLKTSSDAEGRFEFKGVRKETPWLELFYSGPNLMPQRYSNMRIFSDLELTDLVIPAEAPASLTIDLDLDDWPTADSVTLEAENYVSGQNAVDLAFESESKKLADGTPIVFSHLPSGTYSVLVQAKPVPLGNGGYRVQSIYHQAITIEPGRSHDIELKR; from the coding sequence TTGACAAGCATTTGCTTAGCACCCACCCAAGCACAGGACCCCGCCGCTAAACCTCCGACGCTTGCCAGCGGTTCGACGGTTGCGGGCAAAGTCTTGTTGCCAGATAGCAATCCTTCCGCAGAAGCGATTGTCTTTCTATTGGAAAGCAACGGAGGTTCGTTCCGCTTGCCAACTAAACCGCTGACCACCCAAACAAAATCCGATGGGACGTTTCAATTCAACGATGTCCCAACGGGCCGGTATCGCGTCTGGGCAGAGACGGATCAGCTCACAACCTTGCAAGAAAAATTGCGAGGCGTCGTCGTCCAAGTGGAAACGGAACCACCGAGCGATGCCAGCGACATCGAATTGAAACTGCATCCTGGCTGCGGCTATGACGTGGCGGTGCATGACTCGGAAACCAAACAACCGATCCCGAACGCGAAAATTTCGTTTGGCTGGACGGACATCGTTCGCGAGTACACCACCGGCAAAGACGGCGTGGCGAAGCCGCGAAACCTTTCGGTATCCGATTGGTATTTCATCGCGAAAGCCGATGGTTATGCCACGCAGTTTCTGAAGACGTCCAAGCAAGAACTCGGCACCGTTCTGCCGATTCGGTTTGACCTAAATCCTGGTGGCAAATTGACCGGTGTCTTGCGGGACGGAGACGAGCAACCGGTTGCCGACGCAAAGGTTTCCATCGTTGCCGCATCTCGTGGAATGGACCCCAGTTATGGATCAACCGTCACCAATGAGGCCGGCGAATTTTCTTTCGAGGGCTTGCCCGTCGGAAAAACATTTCGCCTGTCCGCGACCAAGGACGCGTATCTGCGTGCAAGCCACGAGTGCGCGGTTGCTTCGGCGGAAGCATCAACACAAGCGGACTTCCAACTGCTGAAACGTCCTTATGGTAGCGACGTCCGCGTCACTGTCCTCGACGAAAATGATCAACCGATGAGGGCCGCGAAACTGACCAATCGCGGCAACAGCACAGCCGATGTTCGATCGGGCGAGACTGATGAGCAGGGCGTTTGCTTGCTGCAAGACTTGTTCAGCGGCTACGCGGGATGTCAGGTTTCGGTCAAGGCCGACGGCTACATCGCCGTGCAGAGGAGCATCGATCCGGGAAGCATTGATACGCCATCAGAAATCACAGTCAACCTTCAGCCCGGCAAGACGCTTCGCGGAAGGGTGATCCTTCCCAGTGGTGAGCCCGCCTCCAAGCTGAGGGTTTACTACGACGGCGGTGAAAACCCGTTCAACGGATTGGGCGGCCGAGTGGAGACCGACGCCGATGGCAAATACGAAATTCGCGGATTGGCATCTCAAACCACACTGACCGTTTCCACTCCCAAACAGTGTGCTCCGGTTCGTGGCCTTCTGGTTCAAGTCATCGACGAAGAGTTCGAACTTCAATTGCAAGCGGCAGGCATCTTGATCGCCCGCGCGGTGGATGCGGAAACCAAAGCCCCCATCGCAAGCTTCAATGTCAAACTCGGGTTCAGCGAAGACCGACGCGCAGGTGACCCTCGCTCTGGCGGCATTTCAACGCGACTGACACAGCAGGGCGAAAACATCCAAGGCACTCAAAAGGAGTTTCGCCTCGAAGGAAAGACTCCCGGCACGCCATACAAACTGATCGTTTCCGCAGACGGTTATGAGACCAACACTCTGGAACGAGTCGAGGTTCAATCCGCCAATACGGCCGAAGTGTTGGACGTTCCGCTGAAACGCACACGTGCGGAAGACCTTCAAACCGTTGCCGGCCAGTTGGTCGACGCCGACGGGAACCCGATTGTGGGTGCGTCGGTGCGACTGCTGGTCGGCGGTGCAATCCCGCAGCCGATCAATGGGCGGATGCAGGGTTGGCGATACTATCATTGGGGACTACTGCGCCGCGACAACATCGAGAACCGAGATCAATGCTTGCAGTTATTGAAAACGTCCAGTGATGCCGAAGGCCGGTTCGAATTCAAAGGCGTTCGAAAAGAAACACCTTGGCTAGAGCTTTTCTACTCAGGCCCCAATTTGATGCCGCAGCGGTATTCGAACATGCGAATATTTTCCGATTTAGAACTCACTGATCTGGTCATTCCTGCGGAGGCCCCCGCCAGCCTAACGATCGACCTCGACCTGGACGATTGGCCGACCGCAGACTCTGTCACGTTGGAAGCGGAGAACTACGTCAGCGGCCAAAACGCGGTCGATTTGGCTTTCGAGAGTGAATCAAAAAAGCTAGCGGATGGGACTCCAATTGTTTTCTCACATCTTCCCTCTGGCACGTATTCCGTGTTGGTTCAGGCCAAGCCAGTGCCGCTCGGAAACGGTGGCTATCGTGTTCAATCGATTTATCATCAAGCGATCACAATCGAACCGGGGCGTTCACACGACATCGAATTGAAGCGATGA
- a CDS encoding polyprenyl synthetase family protein, giving the protein MESLAAVDARLHRELQSRYEALVPVLRHGTQLGGKRLRPALLLLSGAAMHADRTAKNPLTTEESATTEDHVVMATVVEMVHTATLIHDDVLDKATTRRHVPTINARWNDDTSILLGDYLFAQSFYLAATLPSTLACRLVGQAAQKVCEGELRQVLGRDWLDIDEETYLDIIRGKTAELTRVSCQIGADLSGGDEGQVEAFARFGNDLGIAFQIADDFLDLWGDDDNVGKTLGTDLQQGKITLPLIRLLRHDDNAVAMAALDALRLPPEDRLGRVMPLLRKSDAAEYTRKVAESYRRSAIEAISGFAPSSALESLKTIADFAVDRRF; this is encoded by the coding sequence TTGGAGTCTTTGGCCGCCGTCGATGCCCGTTTGCACCGCGAATTGCAGTCACGCTACGAAGCGTTGGTGCCGGTTCTGCGGCACGGGACTCAGCTGGGTGGAAAACGATTGCGTCCGGCACTGCTACTGCTTTCCGGAGCAGCCATGCACGCCGATCGGACCGCGAAAAATCCGTTGACGACCGAGGAATCCGCGACCACGGAAGATCATGTGGTGATGGCGACGGTGGTCGAGATGGTTCACACCGCGACGTTGATTCACGATGACGTGTTGGACAAAGCGACGACTCGCCGGCATGTCCCAACCATCAACGCTCGCTGGAATGACGACACCAGCATTCTGCTGGGTGACTATCTGTTTGCCCAGAGTTTTTATCTCGCGGCGACGCTGCCTTCGACGCTCGCCTGTCGATTGGTTGGGCAAGCGGCGCAAAAGGTGTGCGAGGGTGAGCTTCGTCAGGTTCTCGGCCGCGATTGGCTGGATATCGACGAGGAAACCTACCTCGATATCATTCGCGGCAAGACAGCCGAACTGACGCGAGTCTCTTGTCAGATCGGTGCGGATCTCAGCGGCGGCGACGAAGGTCAAGTCGAAGCGTTCGCTCGGTTTGGCAACGACCTTGGAATCGCTTTCCAAATCGCGGATGACTTTCTCGATTTGTGGGGCGACGATGACAACGTTGGCAAAACGCTCGGAACTGATCTGCAACAAGGCAAGATCACGTTGCCGTTGATTCGGCTGCTACGCCATGACGACAACGCTGTGGCGATGGCTGCCTTGGATGCGTTGCGATTGCCGCCCGAAGATCGTTTGGGTCGCGTGATGCCACTTCTGCGAAAGAGCGATGCGGCAGAATACACTCGCAAAGTTGCCGAGTCGTATCGCCGAAGTGCGATCGAAGCGATCAGCGGATTCGCACCTTCATCGGCACTGGAGTCGCTGAAGACGATCGCCGATTTCGCAGTCGATCGCCGATTTTAG